A region from the Geobacter benzoatilyticus genome encodes:
- a CDS encoding endonuclease/exonuclease/phosphatase family protein, translating to MMAVQDKHRSMSVLSWLSWLYFGAVLGLWVVVYTLGDRWWPATVILFAPRWIAALPLAILLPLAAWRSRFSLIPLLLGALIVAGPVLGLNLSFGRSAALGGTILRVITCNIDGIKHDPVALAVLIRDSSADVVALQEYPAGLKLDLPPGWQSVQERGLAILSRFPLQRGITTLVSNPPNPWPSTCLLQCIVKTPGGDLNFCSLQLPTPRFDLLPLLDQTTVINPSRKGQLLAGTVYRRRAAQEVQKAVAGLSGPTIIAGDFNMPVESSIYRQVWNGYGNAFSQSGFGYGWTQRAKSRKLTSIGIRIDHILIGPGLEVRDCTVGTDVGSDHLPLIADLEVVKR from the coding sequence ATGATGGCTGTACAGGATAAACACCGCTCGATGAGTGTCCTTTCGTGGCTGAGCTGGCTCTATTTTGGGGCTGTGCTGGGGCTGTGGGTTGTTGTTTACACACTCGGCGACAGGTGGTGGCCGGCTACCGTGATTCTGTTTGCACCGCGCTGGATTGCGGCGCTGCCGCTGGCGATCCTGCTGCCGCTGGCGGCCTGGCGCAGCCGCTTCAGCCTGATTCCGCTGCTGCTGGGGGCGTTGATTGTCGCGGGGCCCGTGCTGGGGCTGAATCTGTCGTTCGGCAGGTCTGCGGCCCTTGGCGGCACAATCCTGCGGGTGATTACCTGTAATATCGATGGCATTAAGCACGACCCCGTTGCTCTGGCTGTACTGATTCGTGATTCGAGCGCCGATGTCGTGGCACTTCAGGAGTATCCGGCCGGCCTGAAGCTGGATCTTCCGCCGGGGTGGCAGTCCGTACAGGAACGGGGACTGGCGATCCTGTCACGTTTTCCGCTGCAGCGCGGCATCACGACGCTGGTTTCCAATCCGCCAAACCCCTGGCCCAGCACTTGCCTGCTGCAGTGCATTGTGAAAACGCCCGGTGGGGATCTTAATTTCTGCTCGCTGCAGTTGCCGACTCCGCGCTTCGATCTGTTGCCACTTCTGGATCAGACTACGGTTATCAATCCTTCCCGTAAGGGGCAGCTGCTGGCCGGTACGGTTTACCGGCGCCGCGCTGCGCAGGAGGTGCAGAAGGCGGTGGCCGGGTTGTCCGGTCCGACTATTATTGCCGGAGATTTCAATATGCCGGTGGAAAGCTCCATCTACCGGCAGGTCTGGAACGGGTATGGCAATGCCTTTTCCCAATCCGGTTTCGGATACGGCTGGACTCAACGTGCCAAGTCAAGGAAGCTGACCTCCATTGGCATACGGATCGACCACATTCTGATCGGTCCTGGTCTGGAAGTGCGAGACTGCACGGTTGGAACGGATGTGGGTTCGGATCATCTGCCGCTGATAGCGGATCTTGAAGTTGTGAAACGGTGA
- the xrtA gene encoding exosortase A yields MGELMTFVEALKNYRIHLWIVFVLLIALYYGIVPDMVMDWYKDDNYSHGFLVPVIAGYFLWQRWPDIRVEPVKPDNIGIVLLLVGCVQLTIAWLGTEYFLMRSSLIVLLAGVVMFWFGRGVLKKLALPLGYLIFMVPIPYIIYDSVAFPLKLFVSKFSVEFLQMIGVVVLREGNIIMLKTTTLEVADACSGIRSLMSLLALATAYAFFLDTTTPRRWLIIAAAVPIAIVTNVLRVVVTGILAEHWGERAAQGFFHEFAGLAVFALAMAMLVGLGALLRDRRGGK; encoded by the coding sequence ATGGGAGAACTTATGACTTTTGTTGAGGCGCTTAAAAATTACCGGATCCATCTCTGGATTGTTTTTGTTCTGTTGATTGCTCTCTATTACGGGATAGTGCCCGATATGGTTATGGACTGGTACAAGGATGATAACTATTCCCATGGGTTCCTGGTGCCTGTGATAGCCGGTTATTTCCTGTGGCAACGCTGGCCGGATATCAGGGTGGAGCCGGTCAAACCAGATAATATTGGCATTGTGCTGCTCCTGGTCGGGTGTGTGCAACTGACCATCGCCTGGCTCGGTACCGAGTATTTTCTGATGCGGTCATCGCTGATAGTGCTGCTTGCCGGAGTTGTGATGTTCTGGTTCGGCAGGGGAGTGCTCAAGAAACTCGCCTTGCCACTCGGCTATCTGATCTTCATGGTGCCGATACCCTACATCATCTATGATTCCGTGGCGTTTCCCCTGAAGCTCTTTGTCTCGAAGTTCTCCGTGGAATTTCTGCAAATGATCGGCGTGGTGGTGCTGAGAGAAGGGAACATAATCATGCTGAAGACGACTACGCTTGAGGTCGCCGATGCATGCAGCGGTATTCGTTCTCTCATGTCTTTGCTGGCCCTTGCTACAGCATACGCATTTTTTCTGGACACAACTACGCCGAGGAGATGGTTGATTATTGCCGCTGCGGTTCCGATAGCGATTGTTACCAATGTTTTGCGAGTTGTTGTTACCGGTATCCTGGCCGAGCATTGGGGGGAACGGGCGGCACAGGGGTTCTTTCACGAGTTTGCGGGGCTGGCCGTTTTTGCTCTGGCGATGGCCATGCTTGTCGGTTTAGGTGCCCTCTTGCGGGACCGTCGGGGGGGTAAGTGA
- a CDS encoding exosortase C-terminal domain/associated protein EpsI encodes MGTEAKQQGGSFRFIIVYVLFTLVALYMNIHADISVPPNKPFAEFPMRVGDWRMTRQDIFSDNVLNILSPTDYLARRYETPDGMRADLYVGYHGGGKGTGGIHSPKHCLPGSGWFQASSETTTLKVGLETIHLVRAVFQKGESSELIFYWFQVRDRSLTDEYALKLSEITNSMLYRRRDTSFIRITIPFETDKEKALAAGTAFIKAFYPEISGFLPR; translated from the coding sequence ATGGGGACTGAGGCGAAACAGCAAGGCGGATCATTTAGGTTTATTATTGTTTATGTCCTGTTTACCCTGGTCGCGCTGTATATGAATATACATGCCGACATTTCCGTCCCCCCGAACAAGCCTTTCGCGGAGTTTCCGATGCGTGTCGGCGATTGGCGGATGACCCGGCAGGATATATTTTCCGATAATGTCCTGAATATTCTGTCGCCCACGGATTACCTGGCTCGCCGTTACGAGACTCCGGATGGTATGCGTGCTGATCTGTATGTCGGCTATCACGGCGGCGGCAAGGGGACAGGTGGTATCCATTCACCAAAGCACTGCCTGCCAGGCAGTGGTTGGTTTCAGGCTTCCAGTGAAACAACGACTCTTAAAGTGGGCTTGGAAACAATTCACCTTGTTCGAGCCGTATTCCAGAAGGGTGAAAGTAGCGAACTTATATTCTACTGGTTCCAGGTGCGTGACCGTTCGTTGACCGACGAGTATGCACTGAAATTGTCCGAGATAACCAATTCAATGCTCTACCGCCGCCGTGATACGTCGTTTATTCGTATTACGATTCCATTTGAAACCGATAAAGAAAAGGCACTGGCGGCAGGCACGGCCTTCATAAAGGCATTTTATCCTGAGATCAGTGGCTTTTTGCCGCGCTAG
- a CDS encoding nucleotide sugar dehydrogenase → MNSLNRTVSVVGLGYVGLPVAVAFGKVRKTVGFDINPVRIRELKEGYDRTWEVDDDDLKAADILFTDSIDELKQADFHIVAVPTPVDDANQPDLTLMLKASETVGKALKKGDIVVYESTVYPGVTEDECMPVLERVSGLVGGRDFTVGYSPERINPGDREHTFTKIKKVVSGQDAETLETVAGVYESVVTAGVHRAASIKVAEAAKVIENTQRDLNIALMNELALIFDRLGIDTNDVLEAAGTKWNFLKFRPGLVGGHCIGVDPYYLTHKAEKIGYIPQVILAGRRINDGMGKFIAQQAVKEMIHAGHCVRGCVVTVLGLTFKEDCPDLRNSKVIDIIRELQDYGVDVQVCDPLADADEAMHEYGVGLVPFGELKPAAAVVAAVAHRDYRELSLEALKGLMGEGPVLVDVKGIYDPAEVSKAKIRLWRL, encoded by the coding sequence ATGAATTCACTTAATCGTACGGTTTCCGTTGTTGGCCTCGGCTATGTCGGGCTTCCCGTTGCAGTGGCATTCGGCAAGGTCAGAAAAACCGTGGGCTTTGACATAAATCCCGTTCGCATCCGCGAATTGAAGGAAGGGTATGACCGGACCTGGGAGGTTGACGATGATGATCTCAAGGCCGCCGACATCCTTTTTACCGATTCCATTGATGAGCTGAAACAGGCCGATTTCCATATCGTCGCGGTGCCGACGCCGGTGGACGATGCCAACCAGCCCGATCTTACCCTTATGCTGAAGGCATCGGAAACGGTGGGCAAGGCCCTGAAGAAGGGGGATATCGTGGTGTATGAGTCGACGGTCTACCCCGGCGTGACCGAAGATGAATGCATGCCGGTGCTGGAGAGGGTGTCGGGACTTGTGGGGGGACGGGACTTCACGGTCGGTTACAGCCCTGAAAGGATTAACCCCGGCGACAGGGAGCACACCTTTACGAAGATCAAGAAGGTGGTGTCGGGGCAGGACGCCGAAACACTGGAGACCGTGGCGGGGGTTTACGAGTCGGTGGTGACTGCCGGCGTTCACCGGGCGGCGAGCATCAAGGTGGCCGAGGCGGCCAAGGTTATCGAGAATACCCAGCGCGACCTGAACATCGCCCTCATGAACGAGCTGGCTCTCATCTTCGACCGCCTTGGCATCGACACCAACGACGTGCTGGAGGCGGCCGGCACCAAGTGGAATTTCCTCAAGTTCAGGCCGGGGCTCGTGGGTGGGCACTGCATCGGGGTCGATCCCTACTACCTGACCCACAAGGCGGAGAAGATCGGCTACATTCCCCAGGTTATCCTGGCGGGTCGCCGGATCAACGACGGCATGGGGAAATTCATCGCCCAGCAGGCGGTGAAGGAGATGATTCACGCCGGGCATTGTGTCCGGGGGTGCGTGGTGACGGTTCTGGGGCTCACCTTCAAGGAGGATTGCCCCGATCTGCGCAACTCCAAGGTTATCGACATTATCCGGGAACTTCAGGATTACGGCGTTGACGTACAGGTGTGCGATCCCCTGGCCGATGCCGATGAGGCAATGCATGAATACGGCGTGGGACTCGTCCCCTTCGGGGAACTGAAGCCCGCTGCCGCCGTAGTGGCTGCGGTGGCTCACCGGGATTACCGGGAGCTTTCCCTTGAAGCGCTGAAGGGGCTCATGGGGGAGGGGCCGGTACTCGTGGATGTGAAGGGGATCTATGATCCGGCCGAGGTCAGTAAGGCAAAGATCAGGCTCTGGAGGCTGTAG
- the prsK gene encoding XrtA/PEP-CTERM system histidine kinase PrsK — MVQLVLSSTALLLAAVYAAGTLWRGGRTISAFVSVAAIAVFALVECFDLAAVAGLGDPLVWKRYSLLAEGLVPATWLFFSLTHARSAGVRQVSVAQRILLGSTLLFPAALFVFPQVSFFYSPDFDTERILFLSNTGYLFYCGLLVYLVISLINLEATFSNASLSSRWKIKFDFLGAGSFLAVLIFYYSQGLLYRTINMNLMPLRSLVFTLALGMMLYSLVARGNGVRIAVSRNMAYKSVVLFAVGLYLVALGILGEGLKYFGEGNQKTLALGGAFVVGICLVVLLLSETAKRRLKVFLHKNFYQSKYDYRTQWLQFSDRLATARESGELMAAILSGYCDIFAMGCGGLFVRDFDCNEFLWAAGHELPPTAVSFSQGDAVLAPMIERSWVVNLREDAPLLRPEQEAYFSANGLQFLVPLFGPRELEAVLVLGRPVNKNEQYLYEDYDLMKTLARQAASALLNYRLSEQLARSRELEVMGRVSAFIIHDLKNLVYTLSLTVDNGREHISDPEFQDDLLDTLTNTVNRMKVLISRLKNLPEKRSLDLEQVNLYRLAVDTAAMVPGSGAVSVAGADTPAHVDREEIQKVVMNLLVNALEATDGKGPVEVEVGAGSGAPFIRVRDGGCGIPEEFLRTHLFSPFKSTKTKGLGIGLYQCRQIVEAHGGRIDVESTVGAGTVFTVSFGNGNQGAGDQN, encoded by the coding sequence ATGGTTCAGCTAGTTCTTTCATCGACGGCGCTACTTCTGGCGGCAGTCTATGCCGCAGGCACCCTCTGGCGCGGTGGCCGCACCATTTCCGCCTTTGTGTCGGTGGCGGCCATCGCCGTCTTTGCTCTCGTTGAATGCTTCGACCTTGCCGCGGTGGCGGGCCTCGGCGACCCGCTTGTCTGGAAGCGCTACAGCCTCCTGGCGGAAGGGCTCGTGCCGGCGACCTGGCTGTTCTTCAGCCTCACCCATGCCAGATCGGCCGGGGTGCGGCAAGTGTCCGTCGCCCAGAGGATACTTCTGGGTTCAACGCTCCTGTTTCCTGCGGCCCTTTTCGTTTTTCCGCAGGTTTCGTTTTTCTATTCCCCCGACTTCGATACCGAGAGAATCCTCTTCCTCTCAAACACCGGTTATCTCTTTTACTGCGGGCTCCTTGTCTATCTGGTGATCTCGCTGATCAACCTTGAAGCGACTTTCAGCAACGCCTCCCTTTCGTCGCGGTGGAAGATCAAGTTCGATTTTCTCGGCGCGGGTAGCTTTCTGGCCGTGCTGATTTTCTATTACAGCCAGGGGCTTCTCTACCGGACCATCAACATGAACCTGATGCCGTTGCGGTCTCTGGTTTTCACCCTGGCCCTCGGGATGATGCTCTATTCGCTGGTGGCCCGCGGCAACGGGGTCAGAATCGCCGTCTCCCGGAATATGGCCTACAAGTCGGTGGTTCTCTTTGCCGTGGGGCTCTACCTGGTAGCTCTGGGGATCCTGGGGGAGGGGCTCAAGTACTTCGGCGAGGGAAACCAGAAAACCCTGGCGCTGGGGGGGGCTTTTGTCGTCGGGATTTGCCTTGTCGTTTTGCTTCTCTCCGAAACGGCAAAGCGCAGGCTCAAGGTTTTCCTCCATAAGAATTTTTACCAGAGCAAGTACGATTACCGCACCCAGTGGCTTCAGTTCTCCGACCGCCTGGCAACGGCCAGGGAAAGCGGCGAACTTATGGCGGCTATCCTCTCCGGCTATTGCGACATATTTGCCATGGGGTGCGGCGGCCTCTTTGTCAGGGATTTCGATTGCAATGAGTTCCTCTGGGCCGCCGGTCATGAACTTCCGCCAACTGCCGTTTCTTTCAGTCAGGGTGATGCGGTCCTGGCGCCCATGATTGAGCGGTCGTGGGTAGTAAATCTGCGCGAGGACGCGCCACTCCTTCGCCCGGAGCAGGAAGCTTACTTTTCCGCCAACGGCCTCCAGTTCCTGGTGCCGCTCTTCGGTCCCAGGGAGTTGGAGGCGGTGCTCGTTCTGGGCCGGCCGGTGAATAAGAATGAGCAGTATCTTTACGAAGATTACGACCTTATGAAGACCCTGGCCCGGCAAGCGGCCTCGGCTCTTCTGAACTATCGCCTTTCGGAACAGCTTGCCCGGTCGCGGGAGCTTGAGGTCATGGGGAGGGTCTCCGCCTTCATCATCCACGATCTCAAAAATCTGGTCTACACGTTGTCGCTGACGGTGGACAACGGGCGGGAGCATATCTCCGACCCCGAGTTCCAGGATGATTTGCTGGATACCCTCACCAATACCGTCAACCGGATGAAGGTGCTCATTTCGCGCCTCAAGAACCTGCCGGAGAAGCGGTCGCTGGATCTGGAGCAGGTTAATCTATACCGCCTTGCCGTTGATACGGCTGCCATGGTGCCTGGCAGCGGCGCGGTTTCAGTGGCCGGGGCCGACACTCCAGCGCACGTAGACCGTGAGGAGATTCAGAAGGTTGTGATGAATCTGCTGGTAAATGCCCTGGAGGCGACGGATGGCAAAGGGCCGGTCGAGGTTGAGGTGGGAGCAGGCAGCGGCGCCCCGTTCATCCGGGTAAGGGATGGCGGATGCGGCATACCGGAGGAGTTTCTCCGTACTCACCTCTTTTCACCCTTCAAATCCACCAAGACAAAGGGGCTCGGCATCGGGTTGTATCAATGCCGGCAGATTGTTGAGGCCCATGGCGGCCGGATAGACGTTGAAAGTACTGTAGGTGCCGGGACTGTTTTTACCGTCTCGTTCGGCAACGGCAATCAGGGGGCCGGGGACCAGAATTAA
- the prsR gene encoding PEP-CTERM-box response regulator transcription factor, with translation MEKLLIVDDNEDIRRQLRWGIGKEYSLFLAADGAEALELFRKHRPQVVTLDLGLPPHEDSSEEGFRCLGEMLRIAPEAKVIVITGNEGKEIAVKAVQMGAYDFYQKPINLDELKVIIKRAFHLQTLEDENRRLQSALDGCGTDAKGILGQCAEMQQVFNTIRKVASSDISVLIHGESGTGKELVARAIHAQSLRKDGPFIPINCGAIPENLLESELFGHEKGAFTGAMARVQGKVEYAHKGTLFLDEIGELPLNLQVKLLRFLQEKVIQRVGGREDIAIDARIIAATNVDILKAMEEGQFREDLYYRIGVVTVTLPPLRSRGDDLMLLANFFLKRYANDLKKKVKGFSETSREYMENYGWPGNVRELENKVQRAILMASGAVVEPDDLGFIERPMARKANNGDVTTLREARERVEREMIKGAIANSKGNIAKASEELGISRPTLYDLMKKYGISA, from the coding sequence ATGGAAAAACTGCTCATTGTGGATGATAACGAGGATATCCGCCGCCAGCTTCGCTGGGGCATCGGGAAGGAATACTCCCTGTTTCTGGCCGCCGATGGTGCCGAGGCGCTGGAGTTGTTCCGAAAGCACCGCCCCCAGGTCGTTACTCTCGATCTTGGGCTTCCTCCCCATGAGGACAGCTCTGAAGAGGGGTTTCGCTGCCTCGGTGAGATGCTTCGCATAGCCCCCGAGGCGAAGGTGATCGTCATTACCGGCAACGAAGGCAAGGAAATTGCCGTGAAGGCCGTTCAGATGGGAGCCTATGATTTTTACCAGAAGCCGATCAATCTTGACGAACTCAAGGTGATAATAAAGCGGGCTTTCCACCTTCAGACCCTGGAGGACGAGAACCGGCGGCTCCAGAGCGCCCTTGACGGGTGCGGCACGGATGCCAAGGGGATACTGGGCCAGTGCGCCGAAATGCAGCAGGTGTTTAACACCATCAGGAAAGTTGCCAGTTCGGATATTTCAGTTCTTATCCACGGCGAGAGCGGCACCGGCAAGGAGCTTGTGGCCAGGGCAATACACGCCCAGAGCCTGCGCAAGGATGGGCCGTTCATCCCCATAAACTGCGGCGCGATTCCGGAAAATCTGCTGGAATCCGAGCTGTTCGGCCACGAGAAGGGTGCGTTTACTGGGGCGATGGCCCGGGTGCAGGGGAAGGTGGAGTATGCTCACAAGGGAACCCTGTTCCTTGATGAGATCGGTGAGCTTCCCTTGAACCTTCAGGTTAAACTTTTGCGCTTTCTGCAGGAAAAGGTCATCCAGCGGGTTGGGGGGCGTGAAGATATCGCCATTGATGCCAGGATTATCGCGGCCACTAATGTCGATATCCTGAAAGCCATGGAGGAGGGGCAGTTCCGGGAAGACCTCTACTACCGGATCGGGGTGGTTACGGTTACGCTTCCTCCTCTCCGGAGTCGGGGTGATGATCTGATGCTTTTGGCTAATTTTTTCCTGAAGCGATACGCCAATGACTTAAAGAAAAAGGTGAAAGGTTTTAGCGAAACATCCAGGGAATACATGGAAAATTACGGATGGCCCGGAAACGTGCGGGAGTTGGAGAACAAGGTGCAGCGTGCCATTCTCATGGCGTCCGGGGCAGTTGTCGAGCCCGATGACCTCGGATTCATCGAACGCCCCATGGCGCGCAAGGCAAACAACGGCGATGTCACCACCCTGCGCGAGGCCCGGGAAAGGGTAGAGCGGGAAATGATCAAGGGCGCCATTGCCAACAGCAAGGGGAATATTGCCAAAGCTTCGGAAGAGCTGGGGATAAGCAGGCCAACCCTCTATGATCTTATGAAGAAATACGGCATTAGTGCATAA
- a CDS encoding HD domain-containing phosphohydrolase: protein MNSASDNLRLFEKKFAILQEISNALVVTDNLSAIANLMLDLAINYTKAEKGSLMLVNERDELYILAGRGIDLNLIRTYRAKIGQGIAGIVAKNRAPMLVQDLEEEPQLKGLTRDRYRTNSFVSCPIISKNRLLGVININDKVDGASFNDDEFSLIKIIANQAAIALENAMLVSQLRFKAAELEGINRKLIESDVVKTEFITRVSHELRTPLNSIKGSVYYLSQSERLSRREQEEFYDIITGETDKLIGIVENQLDFLRFEDETMIINKTVVSLREVLGEISNSKNIKTLFARKDINLKIEVDEGLSDIVGDRIRIMQFFLNILEGLNSYLERGDEIVISARENDQVHISIALPRRLPESITAYLFSSNHLFQTDSPEGQLKLYLARKVSDIHRWDLVAENTADGLLITLNIPKSTRQKMDAVVTTTIDMFLEFITEVLDVNICSVMLCDDLTGDLMIKGARGLDDLLIKQTRVRMGERIAGWVALEGEPLFVEDIEQDPRFGRKNVAQYNSKSLISLPLKINGKVIGVLNLNNKRSSSPFTERDFDLAQSMCERVVHVIEGLYGEERQEDEFRQLMTSFDSLISAEKKYHKKDSRLPDVAMGMAAKLGLGEQERRSILYASVLYDLGLVLLEESILSKKGKLLPTEENTLKIHPYTTVGLLDSFEFSEEIKQGILHHHERYDGTGYPDGLNGNNIPFIARILAVVDAYCAMTSERPYRPAMEPAEALAEIRKKTGTYYDPQMVDVLEQVVS from the coding sequence ATGAACTCAGCATCAGACAACCTGCGTCTATTCGAAAAAAAGTTCGCGATACTCCAGGAGATATCCAACGCCCTCGTGGTTACGGACAACCTGAGTGCAATCGCGAATCTCATGCTTGACCTGGCAATCAACTACACCAAGGCTGAAAAGGGCTCCCTCATGCTAGTCAACGAGCGTGATGAGCTTTATATCCTTGCGGGCCGGGGCATTGACCTCAACCTCATCAGAACCTACCGCGCAAAAATCGGCCAGGGGATAGCAGGAATCGTCGCGAAGAACCGCGCCCCCATGCTGGTGCAGGATCTGGAGGAAGAACCGCAGCTGAAGGGCCTTACCCGCGACCGCTACCGCACCAACTCCTTTGTTTCATGCCCAATCATCAGCAAGAACAGACTCCTAGGCGTCATCAACATTAACGACAAGGTTGACGGAGCATCCTTTAATGATGACGAGTTTTCCCTCATCAAGATAATCGCCAACCAGGCGGCAATAGCCCTCGAAAACGCGATGCTTGTCAGCCAGCTCCGCTTCAAGGCTGCCGAACTGGAGGGTATTAATCGCAAACTCATTGAAAGCGACGTGGTAAAGACCGAGTTTATTACCCGCGTCTCCCACGAACTGCGCACCCCCCTCAACTCTATTAAGGGTTCCGTTTATTATCTCTCGCAATCTGAGCGGCTCTCCCGGAGGGAGCAGGAAGAGTTTTACGACATCATCACCGGCGAAACGGACAAGCTGATCGGCATTGTCGAAAACCAGCTGGACTTCCTCCGTTTCGAAGACGAAACGATGATCATCAATAAAACCGTGGTGAGCCTCCGTGAAGTACTCGGCGAGATCAGCAACTCAAAAAACATCAAAACCCTCTTTGCCCGCAAAGATATTAATCTGAAGATCGAGGTCGACGAAGGGCTTTCCGACATAGTGGGCGACCGCATCAGAATCATGCAGTTCTTCCTCAATATTCTCGAAGGCCTGAACAGTTATCTGGAGCGTGGCGACGAAATCGTCATTTCCGCCAGGGAGAATGACCAGGTCCACATATCCATAGCTCTGCCGCGCAGGCTGCCGGAAAGCATCACCGCATACCTCTTCAGTTCGAACCACCTGTTTCAGACCGATTCACCCGAAGGGCAACTCAAGCTCTACCTGGCCCGCAAGGTTTCCGACATCCACCGCTGGGACCTCGTCGCCGAGAACACCGCGGACGGTCTCCTGATCACCCTGAACATCCCGAAAAGCACCCGGCAGAAAATGGATGCCGTAGTAACCACGACCATCGACATGTTCCTGGAATTCATAACGGAAGTCCTCGACGTTAATATCTGTTCCGTGATGCTTTGCGATGATCTGACAGGGGATCTGATGATCAAGGGGGCACGGGGACTTGACGACCTTCTGATAAAACAGACCCGCGTGCGAATGGGGGAGAGGATTGCCGGGTGGGTTGCCCTAGAGGGTGAACCGCTTTTTGTAGAAGACATCGAGCAGGATCCCCGTTTCGGGAGAAAAAACGTCGCTCAATACAACAGCAAATCGCTCATTTCACTTCCCCTCAAAATCAACGGCAAGGTAATAGGCGTCCTGAACCTGAACAACAAGCGCTCATCCAGCCCATTTACCGAAAGGGATTTCGATCTGGCTCAATCCATGTGTGAACGGGTAGTGCATGTCATAGAAGGGCTCTACGGCGAAGAGCGCCAGGAAGACGAATTCCGTCAACTCATGACGTCATTCGACAGCCTTATCAGCGCCGAGAAGAAATACCACAAAAAGGATTCACGCCTGCCGGACGTTGCCATGGGAATGGCGGCAAAGCTCGGGCTTGGCGAACAGGAGCGCAGGTCCATTCTCTACGCTTCCGTGCTCTATGACCTGGGGCTCGTTCTCCTGGAAGAGAGCATTCTCAGCAAAAAGGGAAAACTGCTTCCGACCGAAGAAAATACTCTAAAAATCCACCCTTACACCACCGTGGGACTACTCGACTCGTTTGAATTCTCCGAGGAAATAAAACAAGGGATTCTCCACCATCACGAACGGTACGACGGAACCGGTTATCCCGACGGGCTTAACGGAAACAATATTCCGTTCATAGCCAGGATTCTCGCAGTCGTTGACGCCTATTGCGCCATGACATCGGAAAGGCCCTACCGCCCCGCCATGGAGCCGGCGGAAGCTCTAGCCGAGATCCGCAAAAAAACCGGGACATACTACGATCCGCAGATGGTGGATGTGCTGGAACAAGTGGTGAGTTAG
- a CDS encoding tetratricopeptide repeat protein: protein MNARNFIIIMLAAHLSGCAMIQKSMEGHQLRSAQQEKLGQALRQIDRGNTERAVAHLKSIVAAPGVAGITDEALFRLGLLSVPSDLDREELSNAISYLERLQKEYPVSIWATQASSLTYFLSGIPRRIQTTNELRRQIRTLKDLNLSLTRENKEMKLNIEKLKTLDLELERKSKP, encoded by the coding sequence ATGAATGCACGTAACTTCATCATAATTATGCTGGCCGCCCACCTCTCCGGCTGCGCCATGATCCAGAAATCAATGGAAGGCCATCAACTGCGAAGTGCTCAGCAGGAGAAGCTTGGACAGGCCTTGAGGCAGATTGATCGGGGGAATACGGAAAGGGCCGTTGCCCACCTGAAGTCAATAGTGGCAGCTCCGGGAGTTGCCGGGATTACCGATGAAGCTCTCTTCCGCCTTGGACTTCTTTCCGTACCGTCGGACCTGGACCGTGAAGAACTGTCCAATGCCATCTCTTATCTGGAGCGGCTCCAGAAAGAGTATCCGGTCAGCATATGGGCGACCCAGGCGTCATCGCTCACCTATTTTCTCTCCGGAATCCCGCGCCGCATTCAAACAACTAACGAACTTCGCCGCCAGATAAGAACCCTTAAAGACCTGAATCTCTCCCTGACCAGAGAGAATAAAGAAATGAAACTCAATATTGAAAAACTCAAAACACTTGACCTGGAGCTGGAAAGAAAGTCTAAACCCTGA